In Prochlorococcus marinus CUG1415, the sequence TATAGACAAAATCCTTATTAATTAGGGATGAATCTAAATTAAGTTCGTATTGTCTAATTACCCAATCTTTATATTCTTTACTAACTCTTGGTCTAGTTAACTTTTCCCCCCAAGGTGAACTAGTGGAACCTTGACCAAAACTCCACCAGCCTGAACCACTCCAATAAACTCTATTATGTCTCGATTGATGCCGCGGGAGGCAATAGTTTGAGATTTCATATCTTGAATACCCTGAGTTTTTTAAAATTAAATGAGTTGATTCACTATTTCTAAAAGCTTCTTCATCACTTGGAAGTTTTAATTTTCCTAAATTAAGTAATTTTTTAAAAACAGTACCATTTTCAATATTTAAATCATAAATAGATATATGTGGGGGTGAAAATGTCATGGTTTTTTTTAAGTCATCTTGCCATTCTTTATATCCACTAAGTGGCAAGTTTTGAATTAAATCTAAGCTCCAGCTTTTTATTGACCCAGAATCATATTCTCTTTTCAACCATAAACAAGATTTTTCAGCATCTTCTCTCAAATGTCGCCTTCCCGACTTTTGAAGTATCTGATTATTAAAACTTTGTACTCCAAGACTAAATCTATTTATCCCAGCATTTATGAATCCATAAAGATCATCTTGACTAAAACTAGCTGGGTCAACCTCCATAGTAATTTCAGCACCATAGTCAATTCCATAATGTTCTTTAAAAATATCAATTAATTCTTTTATTTGTTTAGGATCCAAAATTGATGGTGTGCCACCTCCTACATAAATTGTCGAAAGAGGTGATTTATGCTTGATTGACAATATTTCTTTGTATAAAAAGTGCAAATATTCTTTAACAGTTTTGCTTCCATAACCTTGTACAGTTTCAACTTTGTTTCCTATTGGAATAACAGCAAAATCACAATAAAAACACCTTCTATGGCAAAAAGGGATGTGTATATAAGCGCTTCTTGGATACTTATTCATAATTTAAATAGATTTTTAAGCTCCAAAAAGATATTAAGGATCGAAAAAAATAAAATCCTTATTTACTCAATTAATAAATCCTAGTAGATTATAGATATGACAGATATCTTAGTATTAATTTTATTTGTATTGTCTGGGGCTGCTTCAGGATGGCTTGGAGTTGATTTATTGCCAGTAGACATACTTAAACAGGTGTCTAATGTTGAAGGTTTTAGAATTATTTTAGCAATAATAGGTTTTTTTATAGGATTAGCAGCTGGTTTTATATTCCTTCAACTTAGAAAAACGTTTCTTGATCAAATAAGGACAATGCCTACGGATTTAT encodes:
- the hemW gene encoding radical SAM family heme chaperone HemW codes for the protein MNKYPRSAYIHIPFCHRRCFYCDFAVIPIGNKVETVQGYGSKTVKEYLHFLYKEILSIKHKSPLSTIYVGGGTPSILDPKQIKELIDIFKEHYGIDYGAEITMEVDPASFSQDDLYGFINAGINRFSLGVQSFNNQILQKSGRRHLREDAEKSCLWLKREYDSGSIKSWSLDLIQNLPLSGYKEWQDDLKKTMTFSPPHISIYDLNIENGTVFKKLLNLGKLKLPSDEEAFRNSESTHLILKNSGYSRYEISNYCLPRHQSRHNRVYWSGSGWWSFGQGSTSSPWGEKLTRPRVSKEYKDWVIRQYELNLDSSLINKDFVYKELDEKIMLGLRLREGLDIYEVFKEQNWENKKFQSNFSKLLQAWEIFFERGLLVRKGNRFFLSEPKGMELSNQILISMFKWWDEIN